The genomic region TTTCATCTCAGGAAGTGAAAACATCAGTGTTTAGCGTGATTTGGGACTTCTTATGTTAGTCCATATATGTCCTTCACAGTGATGTTGTAAGGCCCTAAGTTAAGTGATCTCTTAACTTGGGTACTCTCAGGGGAATATTTTCCAGGGGAATATTTTCCTCAAAAGAAAGCATCAGGATGGAGAAAGGATCCCAGGTGCAGTGATAGTGACCAGGGCAGAGTATTAATTATTTAACCATTCTAAACCAGCTGAGCTCATAATTTCCCCCAGGCCTTGCTTTAATACAATTTCTATAACCCACAGAACAAGGTTATAAATAAAACAGCCGTGGAACACAAGCTGATGTTTCACATTTGGACCAGGCGAATTACATTCAGCAATGTCCTGCCCTGCACATCTTGTGTTAGTGCCTCTCAGCAAATGCACTGACACAAACAAGGATGGCAGGTACAAACAGCCCTGTGGCACCCTTTTCCTAGGAAAGGGGTGAGATGGGGAGTGAGAGATAAGACTACTTAGATAATAGTGGTTTTCTACTTGAGCCAGCAGACAATACCACAACCCACACAGAAAAATCTTCATTGCATTTGAAACTGAAATTCAATTATTTCAGCTAATAGTGTATGTTTTCAGCTGCATCTCTGTCCACCTGGCTGTAGTCACAGCACCCTTCTGCCATACAGGGGCAGCTTGTTTCAGTCACAGTAGTGGATATGAGCATAGAAATTGCTGCTACGGGCAGGCTCCAATGTAGGATGAATTACTGCTTCTCCCTCAGTAGCAGCAACAGAAGCTCTCACAGTGGTTCCACTCTGTatgcagcaggaagaaaagggcCTATTTAGCATACCAAGTTTTATTCCTGTGAATCTCAGTGCTGTAATTCTTGACTTTATCACTCCAAGCAACTCTCTTGCTCAGTGCTCAGGGGTTCGGGCTGGAGCCAGTGGTCCCTCTGCAGCATTCCTGCCCCCTCAGCCAGAGGGACCCACACAAACCACAGGTGCcatggaaggagggagagatggagaggaaGTGGCATGTCTGTCACTGCTTCTCCAGGTGACAGCATGCATCCCTTTCCTCTTCACACACTGCCGGAGCCTGGCTTGGAATCATGATGCTGAACAAACAGCACCCTCTGGTtttgccagctcccagcaggactccttCCCTCTCAATCCACAAATATCCGTAAGAAAAAGCAGCCTAATTTGTCACTACTGCAGGTTTCCTTTTCAAGGAATCCCAGCTTTCCTTATCTTTGCTCTTCCTACCTTTAGAGGGCCTTGTGGCATGGCGGACCCCCTGGGCCTCTCTCACTTCTTCCCATGGGGAGTTCCACCTCAGCCTGGGCTGTGGTGACACAGGAAGAATGAGTGGCTCTGTGAGGGATATGGCTGGCACAGCACATGGGACCTGTCCTACTGCACCCACCAGAGGCAGTGGGGCACAGCCAGAGGTGGTGCCAAGCCCCATCCATAGGTGACGAGGCAGGAATCCCTCCGGCAGGCCAGGGCCTGGCGaaggcagggctgagggcaggGCCTCAGCGGGCTCATGGCTGTGGGCAGCTGCAGGCCAgccaagctgcagcagcaccagcacaggcgCCCACAGTCCTGAGGGGCTGACAGGGACACTGCCAGGACAGATTCCAACAGTCCTGGGCCACGGGCATCAGGACGGGTGGCCCAAGgggcctggcacagccaggcagggctggcgaTGCCCCCGAGGCCCCATCACTGTTCAGGGCCTTAAAGTGGCAGAAAATGCATCAGTGTACTCATCTTAAGACTTTCTCACATCATCAGGTCTAACTGAAGTTCCCATTGGTGGCATGGCAAGACACAGCTAGGTGTGCATGTGACAATACCACCCAAAATAGGAGAGAAGGGACTTTTCCTGGTAGACAGCACACAGTAAAACTGCGGTTGTGGGAAAAAGTAGCAGCAAAAGTTCTGGCAAAGCTGTTCCTTTATTTACAAGCCCACATCGGGAAGAAATGCTACTCACCCACTTTGGACCAACCTATGATTTTCAAATGCATCTTTATTGATAAGTTGATTAAGCTCTAGTCTGAACTTTATTTTACAAGAACCTGCAGCTaaccaacacaaaaaaattaccatCATTACCTTGTACAACACTAGCACAAAAACAGAAATGCCACAATTCGGTTGAAAAAACTGTAAAAGAACTAAATTTAAACTGTAAACTCTACATGTTAACAAACAGTTGTGATTAGTCCCACATGTCATTTATAAACCCAGCAGCGGGAGGGGAGGACTGAGCACAAAACCAAGCACCCCAGATGCCAACTCTTTCTCCCCCGAGTATGCTTAACCACGTGCTTGGCATGAACAagtgggacagcagcagagagacGCACACCATCTGCCTGTGTCTTCTCTTTTATCCTAGAAAGCCTCCTGGGTCTGTTCTCTGCTTCAGAACATTCAGAGCTTCCTAAAACAAGAGATTGATGCAGATTTGCACCCAAAGGATGTGAAGAGAGCCTGGTAGTTGAAGGAGAGTCTAAAAGAGAGGACTGAGCAATGCAGGCAGAAACTGAAGTTGTCTAAGTTGGCAGTAGGTACACCTCATCCAAACACATTTATTCCAGGATGGAACAGCAAACCTGAAGTTCAGGATGTAATACTGGGGACATTACGCCACCCACTTCATCCTTTGCTCCCTCATTTTCTGTCTGCCCGTTCTGACTACTCTGTCTGCATCCTTTGTGgttcctcccttctctcccattCTTCTGGTACTTCCCACCCCACACAGGCAGTAACCTTCCTGCCCCACCACACTGCCTTCCCCAACCTTCACAGTTTTGCCAGTAACTCCCACTTGACACTCCCATGAGCTCTCCTGCCTCATGCACCTCCACATAACAACAGTCAGAGAAGGCTGAAACCTGATTTCCTGTTCCCCACACTCAGAGGAGCACTCATCTTGACTTCTCATTCCTGAGGAACACAGCGAACGGTGATCTAACTCTACAGATAAGTGAACTGAGCAAACACTTTTAACTTAGTTTGGAATTCGCCTGTGTTCTCCATCCTTCCagtcttttcctccctcttggTCCCTCTCTTAAATGTAGGAATGTTTACAGTAATTCAGGCCTAGTTCTCTGATTTTTAGGTATGACCCCAGAATTTTCCTGAAAGTCAGCTTGCTCTCCAAGACCCATTCCTTTGTCATAGTTACGGCAATAATGGGAAAATCTGCTGTTTGTGCCACTGGGAAGAAACTGCTCTGGCATGACAGCATAAGGCTTGCACAAGACAGCACCCATCTGACACCCTTCTAAGAACAACACTGgtttaaaatcaaataatttaagaaaaaaatctacagaTAATctattcccttttcccttcaagTCTAGAAGAACCTCTCTTGTGGCATAGAGAGGCACTGTTACCCAATCACAAAAAGCCAGCAAAACACATGTGGCAGTGACTGATTTCCTACACTTGTGCATGTGGTGCAAGGGCTGTACAGGGATGAGACATGGAAGGAAAGGCTAaacccacaggaattctgccaTCCTCAAATCTGCAGAAGACTGGTACAAGGACAATACTGATAGATAATTTTCTGTGTTCACCAATAACAAGACCACTAGTAGTTAGTTGCCTTAATGCACAGCAAGGGTGACTAAAGTTAGGTATCAGGAAAAGCAATCTCACTTGTAGGCTAGCTAGGAACTGAACAGACAATCTCAGCAGCCTCCAGGATCTTCCTCAGTGAAGTTCAGTAAGAACAAGTTTGATGAGCAGCCATGGTGGACATGTTTGGGATACTCAGTCCTGTCTCAGAGCTGGTGTGGGCTCTTGAGGTCCTTTCTAGCCCTGTGCTTATGAGTTTATCAGTTGACTTcactgaaaagaacaaaagggtAATCTCTGATTTTTCTGTCCAGCAGTTGCAATTAaagcaacaaaggaaaaaaaattgcagaatctttccttccttttcccaacCTTCATGTGTCACAGCTGAGGAGTTCCCAGCCCTCAGGGTAAGCCCTTCTAATACTGATGGACAGAGCTACCAGCCCTTCTAATACTGATGGAAATGATGGGAAACACAATACCCTTGGGACAATTCGCAGGTAGCAGCTGGAGTGAGGACTGTCAGCACAGGACAGCCTTGTGTGGGCAGACTGAAGTACTTCATAGCTCACTGAATGGGAGCCATGGGCAAGACAGGACAAGGTCAGTGTACAATACATGGCATGCCTTCTTCATCCAGTGAAACGATTACATGAAAATGGCCATCCTGCCCAGTCACTCTCCTGGAGCTTCACGACACTGGCTTGTCTGTCAGCCTCCAGCACTAACTACTTCCAGCTGTGGCAAGAGAAGAATTGTGAACAGTGGAGTTTCCCCATCCCCCAGTGTGGAACCTCTCAGTAGTCTTTCAGTTCACCCTGTCCCCCTACCCCCACTCCCCTCAATTTAGAAAATAATGATTATAATTAATGCGTGGAAGCTGATGACATTGTGCATGTGGTTCACTTCcagttctcttttttctcttctcatgcatcctcctcctgcctctccagcaACCCCCTCCCCGGCAATCCATTCTATCAGTCCATCCAGCCTGCATGCCTGGGGGGCTGCTGCTCACTTGCCATAGACGCTCTCATCGCTGTAGGCCACATAGAGAAAATAGTCCTCCTCGTGGTTATCCTGCCAGGGGAGAAAGTGACAAAGTGAGGAGCCAAAGCTGGAATCTCACTGCACGTGAGAAAGCCCAACCCAGAGATGACTGTAACATGAGCAGATAACTTCCCTTTCACTGTTTACACCAAAGAGAACTCTGGCCACAGCTCTGCTTCTAAATACAGGCAGGACACATTTCTGTACACAGGGAATTTACTTGAAGAGCCACAGCCAGACTGTGCTGCAAGCATGAAACAAAAACAGCTGTGACTGTTCACCAGTATCTCAGCAGTGGTAGGGTCTTAAGATTGAGAGGAGAGACTTGGAAGGCTTTAACAAGTCAAAAATCACCTCTagaaggtatttttaatttttcagaacacTGTGACAAGTGGCTGGATTTCTAAGTCGTGTTTTACATAAGGGCAGTAGAGCTGAGATACTAAATGATTACACTGACACAAAAATTCTGCAGAGTGCCAACAACAGAGATCTGACCTCAGCTCTGGACAGTCAGACACTTTTCCTTCGATGTGTTCAGATTTGGAAAGCACCCTGCCTGTGTTATCTTTTATTATCTTCATCAGTACACAGACTGATGTAAGTGTCCAGTTATTGGCAAAAAGTGACAGATCAAACAAGGCTTACAGCACCACGCCAGAGCTCTTTTATTAAAACACCCAGCAGAAGGAGAAATCAAGGAGAAATCAATCCAGGCTGCAAACCACCCATGGCTATAGAACTGAGAAATATGGGTGTCCAATATGCCTTTAAGGTTGATCAAATTAACACTGCTGAGTAGAAATAATGGGCAGCAATGTTCACAGCATCCTACCTAATCCTCATTTATACAGTACGAGCCATGGAAAAGTAATTCTAGACAAAGGATAAGTGTTCCCTAAGAAAGTATTTATAGACAGATGGATGCCCAGTGATACTGTCCCTTTTACTGGCTTTTTGCTTACTTTTACTAGCTAAAAGGAAATCTCTTTTGTATACATAGCAAAACCTATGTTCTCTgccctctccagccccagccccaaccCTTCCTCTGAAACataaagttctttatttcaatattttgttaAGTAGTAGGACCAACATATGACTGCTGGGGCAACTATTTGCCACAACCCTTTCAACTAACAAACAATTAGTTGAATTGCTAAGGCTCCCCAGGCTCCTAACTATGGGATGGAACTCCCCCGAACAGGTGATGGCATTAAGCTCAGGGCAAGAGGGTCCTGTGTTCAGGCATCTGTCACCAAGCTGGGCCTGCTGCCACTCCTGGACATTGTTCTTGCCAACAAAAGGCAAGAGGAAAGGGCCAGGCTTACCTCATACAGCTGGCCCATGGTAGCACTGGTGGGAGGGATGGTATTATTGACAAAGAAGAACAGGGCATCTTCCGGCCTCAGGTGGATCCGCTTTCGGATTAAGAAGTAGAATTGACCAACTGAAGAGGAACAGAGAATGCCTTAGATGCAGAAGGAATGTTGGAggggtgttttttgttgttgctgtttagTTTTGTATTGTAACCCTAACCATGGCTGTTTTCTTTTGGTGGTGGAAGTCA from Corvus hawaiiensis isolate bCorHaw1 chromosome 4, bCorHaw1.pri.cur, whole genome shotgun sequence harbors:
- the GABARAPL1 gene encoding gamma-aminobutyric acid receptor-associated protein-like 1, whose translation is MKFQYKEDHPFEYRKKEGEKIRKKYPDRVPVIVEKAPKARVPDLDKRKYLVPSDLTVGQFYFLIRKRIHLRPEDALFFFVNNTIPPTSATMGQLYEDNHEEDYFLYVAYSDESVYGK